From the Gloeocapsa sp. DLM2.Bin57 genome, the window CGTTGACTTAAATAACCGAGGAAGATAGCTGTAACTACACCTACACCTCCTAGAGCAAATTTAGGCAATTTCGGGAATCGCCATGACTGGATTGACTGAGTAGATCTAGGTTGAGGAGAAGGAGTTGCAGGTAAAGCTTGAGGGGGTGGTGATGCAACTTTAACAGAAGGGGGTAATAAGTTAGTTTGATATTGGTCTTGAACTACTAAATAGAGTAAAATTTGATACTCAGATGAAACTACTAATTGAGCTAAATGTTCTTTAACCACACCAAAAAGCTTGCGAGGGTATGGCATCGCCGGCTGTTCATAGTGTAGCATAATCATGAGATTCTTTTCTCTGACCAAACAGGAGATTTTACGAGGAACAACCCCTACATTATGATGAGAGAGAGACTGTGTTAAGAATTGTTCGAGTTCAGACAAAGAGATTAAGCCGTTTCGAGTTTCTAACATTTGAGATTACTATATTAAATAGATAATAGGTTTTAAATTTTTATGGTTGATTTATTAGAGTATCAGGCGAAGGAGTTATTTAAACAGGTTGGTATTCCTACTTTACCTTCTCAGGTGATTGCTGAACCAAGAGAATTAAGACAATTAGAGATACCCTACCCTATTGTAGTTAAGTCTCAGGTTAGAGCCTCAGGTCGAGGTAAAGCAGGTGGGGTAAGGTTTGCACAGAATACCATAGACGCGATCGCCGCGGCTAGTATAATTTTCAATCTCCCGATTTTAGGTCAATTTCCTGAAGTTGTCTTAGCAGAAGCGAGATACAACGTGCAACAAGAGCTATTTTTAGGGATAGTTCTAGATTATCAACGCAATTGTCCTGTGCTACTAGGTTCTATTCAGGGAGGAGTAAACCTTGATATTCTCTTAGCTAATCTACAAGTTATCCCCTTAGAAGGGGACTTTTTCCCTTATCACGGGAGAAAACTCTGTCGTCAAATGGGGTTAACTGGTAATCTCATCGAAGAGGTGAGCGAAATTGTCACCAAGATGTACACTTTATTTATATCTAAAGACTTAGACTTAATCGAAATTAACCCCTTAGGAATTAGTCCCGAAGGTGAAGTAATGGCTCTCGATGGTAGAATTAGTGCTAATGATGCGGGTATCCAACGTCATCCTAAGCTTAAAGGGTTGATAGAGTCTGAGATTCAACCTCTGTTATGGTTACATTCTCAACCCAAAAGTGCCAAAATAGGAATTATCTGCAATAGTGTTGATTTAGGAATGGCGACTTTAGATTTAATCACCCCTTCAGAATTCAGCGTGGGTTGTTTAGTGATTAAAGATAATCTCGATGATTTAAAACAAGGATTAAAAGAATGGGAAAGTATCCCCGAGGTAGAGGTTATCTTAATTAACATTCTCAAAAATCAAGACTATAGTGAGTTAGTAGTCGGAGTAATCGCTGATTATTTACAATCTTTGTATATACCTAAAATTAAAAGCGATGAACGCTACGAAAGACCAACAGGAATAATCAACCGTCACAAAGTCCAGATTCAACCTCAAATAAAACCCCCAACCCTAGTGTTACGTTTATTGACTCAGGATTTTGAACCCTGGCAAAAGTTATTAACAGGATTACCTGTATACTGGTCAGAAGACTTAGAAAGTGCAGTAACACAAACTATTTCTTTAACACAAGGAGCTAAAGATGAATTGGCAGATCTCGGGTCAGATTTTAGTACAAGGACTTAAAGGAATAGAGGTAATCAGTTATATTACGCAAATGCTCGAACAAGGAGCAAAGATTGTCGCAGGAATTGACCCGAGTCAAGAACAAGATACAATCGAGGCAATACCAATTTTTGCTCTCGTAGAAGAAGCGATCGCCGAGGTGGGTGAGATTAGCACTAGTCTAATCTTTGTCCACCCCTACAAGGTATTAGACGCAGCAACAGAAGCGATCGTCTCTGGTATTAAACAACTAATCATCTTTTCCCAGGGAGTACCTCCTTTAGATATGATTCGCTTATTGCGCATAGCTAAAGAGCATGATACTTTAATTTTAGGTTCAGGTAGTGGAGGAATATTAATCCCTGGAGAATTATCTTTAGGAATTTGGTCAACTGAATTTTATCAACCAGGAAGGATAGGAATACTAACAGATAGTCCTAATTTAAGTTATGAAGTAGCATTAGCTTTACAAAAAGAAGGTTTAGGAGAGTCAATAGTTATTAGTATTGGTCAAGATGCTATCCTCGGGACTAATTTTGAATTTTGGTTAGAATTTCTGCATGAACATGAAAAAACCGAGGAGATCGCCCTAATTACCCGATGGGAAAGAATCGAATTAGAGCTAATTAACTATATCAAAAAAGAGTTAAATAAACCAGTAATTATTTATGGTTATGACTTACAGAAAAAAGGACATACCTATCTAAGCAATATTGTTAACATTATGGC encodes:
- a CDS encoding succinate--CoA ligase subunit beta, which translates into the protein MVDLLEYQAKELFKQVGIPTLPSQVIAEPRELRQLEIPYPIVVKSQVRASGRGKAGGVRFAQNTIDAIAAASIIFNLPILGQFPEVVLAEARYNVQQELFLGIVLDYQRNCPVLLGSIQGGVNLDILLANLQVIPLEGDFFPYHGRKLCRQMGLTGNLIEEVSEIVTKMYTLFISKDLDLIEINPLGISPEGEVMALDGRISANDAGIQRHPKLKGLIESEIQPLLWLHSQPKSAKIGIICNSVDLGMATLDLITPSEFSVGCLVIKDNLDDLKQGLKEWESIPEVEVILINILKNQDYSELVVGVIADYLQSLYIPKIKSDERYERPTGIINRHKVQIQPQIKPPTLVLRLLTQDFEPWQKLLTGLPVYWSEDLESAVTQTISLTQGAKDELADLGSDFSTRT
- a CDS encoding CoA-binding protein; its protein translation is MNWQISGQILVQGLKGIEVISYITQMLEQGAKIVAGIDPSQEQDTIEAIPIFALVEEAIAEVGEISTSLIFVHPYKVLDAATEAIVSGIKQLIIFSQGVPPLDMIRLLRIAKEHDTLILGSGSGGILIPGELSLGIWSTEFYQPGRIGILTDSPNLSYEVALALQKEGLGESIVISIGQDAILGTNFEFWLEFLHEHEKTEEIALITRWERIELELINYIKKELNKPVIIYGYDLQKKGHTYLSNIVNIMANQLFSGLAIQELETTVKDLLTESDILLVNNPSQIRDLLKCHKAV